GTGACAATCCACACCCAGCTTGATGTCAGAGCGGGACATGGCTTTGTCGAGCCGGGCGTGGTAGGGAAAATAGTACCGCTCCAAAAGTATCTTTTTCAGAGCCTCGTCGGGAAGGGAGTCAGGCTGATAGACCTCAATGTTGTAACAGGTATGCGATTTAATTACGCCATCCGGATTGGCGGGAGCGATATCATCCGGTCTGCGGTTCAGATCCACTACGGCACGAAAATACTCCATCACCAGGTGCACTTCTACCCTGTCCGAAAAATCATAGATCCTTGAGGTGAAGGGATCTCCATCATGAAAAGCGTCTTTTGTTTTCAGCGCCCAGATATTTTTTATCTCTTCTGCAACCCTCCAGCCGCCATGGGGTACGGATACGAGAAGAGGAGCGTTCATGTCAGCAGCTTTCCCGGGGGCTTTCTGTTTCAAAGCAGGGAATGACCATGGCAATCTCTCCGGATTTAAACGATGTCAGCTTGTCCGTTGAAGCCCTTCCGAGAAAACCCCCGAGCTTTCCATCATAGATGTAGGGATTGATGTTATAGATACAGCGAACGGTCTTTACCTGATCGTCCTCAAAGTATTCCAGGTCGATCTCGGGGAGCTCAATCTTCTCCTGCACAATCCAGTCACCCCTCAGGGATTCATCCACGATGTCAGACCAGGGACCGGGTTTCACATCTTCTCCGATATACACGGCTGCGGAAGAATAGGCGTTGGCATGTTTTACCACCAGATGGTTCCGCTCTTTTATCAAGTAGGAACGGGCATCACATTCCGATCCGTCTTTCAGGATAATCCTGTCCTTGATTTTTTTCGTCCAGGGGATGATGGCACGGACAATCTCCAGATCCTCCTGCAGATGATCCGGAAATACGTCAGAATATTCCTCATCCTTGAAAAGGACCATGATATTTTTCGAATCGACACGTTTTGTACAGAATGGATTCACCACTGCAACGCTGGCGTGATCCCAGTCTACAGCCATCTGCCATGATTTATCCGCAAACTTTGGCAGCTCATCGGAGGTGAAACGCCGATAGATTAGATCAATTCTCTCACCCTCCGGCGAGAATGCCATTCCGGCCCGAATCTGGATTTTATTGGGGTCGATGACGTCGCATCGATGGCCCTTGTTTCGGATGTAATCCATCAGAATGTTGTACTCTCCCCGAATTCGATCGATTTCCGACTGCCATTGGGCCAGGTAAATCGTCAGGCTTTCTTTGGCCGGCAGATGAAAATATTCCGCCTGTACTGAATAGTAGGCCATCAGGGTGTTATATACGATCTCCATTCGTTCAACAGCATGGAAGTTGTCTGCGGTTAAGGACTTCAGGTACTCCTGCTCGAGAAAATAACTCTCCTCGTTTCCCCCGGGGATTTCCGTGTTGGATTCCACCATCCTGAATCCTTCTTTCGTGAGAAAGATGTCAATTCTTGCGGCGGCAAGATTTCTAGGATAGATATGTAGTGAATTCAGGAAATGCTCGAGATCGTGCGGATATTCAAGAACTTCTTGAATATTTTTACTTGTGGGGAATTTCTGAAAAACGAATTCAAGCAAATGTGCATACGCACGGGTGACGCGGTCCATTGAATTCCAGAAGACACGGTCAAATGAAAACGGAGTCAGACACAGCTTCGCTGTCCGTCGACCATGCGGATCCAGGACTTTGTTTACACGATTGGAATAAGTGCGGTAACTCTCATACATGGGATCTCCTTCCAGGGCTGATCTTTTCGATCACTTAGCATTATACACACTCATGCGAGAGCGACTTCAGTGCCCGGGGGTTAGAGTTAACCTTTCTTATCCGTCTTGATCACGCAGGGTGCCCGTTTTCAAAGGTGGAAAACGGGTTGCTTCATAGTGTCGTGATCCATACATGCATCATCGGATAGACACTCGGAAATTACCCCAGTTCGAAGGTGGTAATCCCGAAAATTTCATGCATAGGAAGCTCCGGCCTGAAGCCGTAATACATACGGGCACAGCCAAAGACTTCCTTCATTCCATGGTTTCTGGCAAGGACGAGAGCCTCCGGGTTGATCTCGGGAACATCCAGGAAGATGGGTTCGCCCGGGACTCTGGAAGAAAGAGTCTGAAAAAGTTTTTCCGCGATTACCGGGTTGTCCGCAAAGAGGGGACCGATTTTATATCCCAACCGGCAGGGGCGAAGAACAGCGTACCCGAAGAGAAAATCACCATCTAGAATCCCGACGGCGTGTCCGCCTTCGGGCCGGATCCAACGTTCAAGGAATTCTTTTCGTTTGGCCGGGAAATGGTTCTGGTCATACTGTTCAACCACGGGGAAAGAGACGTCAGTCAGGTCAATGATATCGGCAGAGCATGAGTGGGCATACCCCGATCCTTCAAAACGGAGACCTCGGTAGTGAAAGGTGAACCCTCCCTTTGCGTAGTAGGACTGCATCGTGAAGACACCATCCATCCCGATGATTTTGGGTTCCTTAAGACGGGAAAGGAGGTGATTCCTCCGCCAGTTCCAGAGGAGGTTTCCATATCCCTTTCCGCGGAAATCTGGTCGCATAATGAAGAATCCCATGAATCCAAACGTTCCCCCGTAGCTTATGATGGACCCTCCCCCAACCATCTCACCGTTGAATTCAGCAGTAACAAAACCATCCGGATCGACATCCCAGAAAATCTCCGCATCGTGGAGACCAGGGTTCCATCCCTCTTTTGCCGCCCATTCCACTAGAATATCGAATTCTGATCGCTGCATGGGGCGGATTGTGAGATCACTCATCGAAGGTATCGTGTTTCGTTCGGCATGGACGAACCTCTCCTGGAAATGTGCTGATGTTTATTATAAATTGACTTGTCCCTTGCGGAAAATGGGTTCTTCCCCCTTGACATTTGAGTTGCACTGTAATACTATATAGTCATGAAGTTTTTCAAGAGCATCTTTACCTCCGAAACGCCCCCCGCCGTCCTGCCCGGAAGGAACGAACCCTGCTGGTGCGGGAGCGGAAAGAAATACAAGCAATGTCATTACGAGCAGGACCAGCGGAGAGAGGCAATCGAACGCGCCCGCCGCTGTCGTGGCTTTACATGAGGGGTGTGATTTATCCCATCGGAGATGGGAAAACATCCAGATTATCAGTAAGAATCTTGAAGTAATCGTATTCAGTGAAAATCCAGCGTCTGAGTTTTCAGAAGACATGAACCGATTGACTGGACCTCCTCGAAGAGCCTGAAACTTTTCTTTATGGTATGATACGCGCCGCAATTGTAGGAGCCGGATCGCCGAAGTCGTCCCTGATGCCTTCCAGAGCAGTTGACTCTGCCTTGTCCCTATCACTCTCTACAACCAAAGGTGCGCAACCCTGCGTTCCTGTGCCAGCTGCAATTGTATGTCCCGGAGGTCACGCTTGAGTACTATGAAACAGATACGGAATATCGCAATTATTGCCCACGTCGATCATGGGAAAACGACGCTCGTCGACGCCATGCTGAGGCAAACGGGTGTATTTAAAGCGCACCAGCTTCTCACGGATCGTGTTATGGATTCGAATGACCTGGAGCGGGAAAAGGGAATTACCATCTTTTCAAAGAATGCATCCGTGATCTATGAAGGGTATAAGATCAATATCGTAGATACACCGGGCCATGCGGATTTTGGGGGAGAAGTCCAGCGGATCATGAAAATGGTGGATTCGGTGCTCCTGCTGGTGGATGCCTTTGAGGGCCCCATGCCCCAGACAAAATATGTTTTGAAAAAGTCATTGGAACTCGGGTTGAAACCTATCGTGGTCATCAATAAGATCGATCGGCCCAATTGCAGGCCGTACGATGTCCTGAACATGGTCTTTGATCTCTTTGTGGAATTGAATGCCTCAGAGGAGCAACTTGATTTTCCCACGATCTATACCTCGGCGAAGGCCGGCACGGCCACACTGGATCTGGATGTGGCAACCCATGATCTCAAGCCTCTCTTTGATGCGATTATCAAGTATGGAGAGGAGCCTTCAGGCGATCCCCTGAAGCCCTTTCAGATGCTGGTTTCCGCGATTGAGTACGATTCTTACCTGGGACGTCTGGGAACGGGGAAAATTCATCACGGTACCGTACAGCAGGGGATGACCATGGTTCGAATTGCCAGAAACGGTAGACAGAACCAGTTCAAGGTGACCCAGATTTTTTCCTTTGAAGGCTTGAAACGAAATGAGCTCAGGGAGGCACGGGCTGGTGATATCGTTTCCATTGCAGGTCAGGGGGATATCGATGTGGGTGAGACCATCACGGATCCTGAGTTTCCGGAGGCTCTCCCCGGAATCACCATCGATGAGCCGACAATTGCGATGACCTTTTCAGCCAATAATTCACCCTTCATGGGACAGGAAGGGAAATGGGTGACCTCCAACTACCTCTGGGAACGGTTGGAACGGGAGCGGCAGTCCAATGTGAGCCTTGTCATCACAAGGGGAGTAACATCCGATTCCTTCATCGTCAAGGGCAGGGGAGAGCTCCAGCTTGCGATCCTCATAGAAAACATGCGGCGGGAAGGGTATGAGTTCCAGGTGTCCAAGCCGAAAGTCATCTTTAAAGAAATCAGCGGGAAAAAGATGGAACCCATCGAACGGGCCATTGTTGACGTCGCCGACGAGTATATCGGGCCCGTGATCGAAAAGATGGGCATCCGGAAGGGAAAATTGATCAAGATGGATCAGGGGATTGCGGGTTATACCCGGTTGGAGTTTTCTGTTCCTTCCCGGGGACTGCTTGGATACCGGAGTGAGTTTTTAACGGACACCCGGGGAACGGGAATTCTGAACCAGTATTTTGAAGGCTATGACGACTACAAGGGAGATCTCCCGACGCGGAGCAGGGGTGTGCTGATCCAGATGGAACAGGGCGTCTCGGTCGCTTACGGCCTGGATAACCTCCAAGATCGCGGTGTCTTCTTTATCGGTCCCGGCGTCCAGGTGTACGAGGGAATGATCGTGGGTGAGAATAATAAGGATCAGGATCTTCCTCTCAATGTATGCAGAACCAAAAAGTTGACCAATATGCGCGCTTCAGGCTCGGACGATGCCGTCAAGCTTACTCCTCCGCGGCAGTTCAGCATCGAGCAGGCTCTGGAGTACATCGCGGATGACGAGCTGATTGAAATCACCCCCAAAAATATCAGGTTGAGGAAAATGATTCTGAATGCCAATGACCGGAAACGGGCGATGAAGGCTTCCTGATAGATCGTTGTTGCTGTTTGTAAATCCATATTATCGAATACAATAGGGAGATCATGATAGGCTACTTTCTATCGGCTTTCCCTTTTTTCGCATTGTCCCTCTTTTTCCTCATAACCTGGATTTCTCCCCTTTCCTTCGGGGAACAGGCGGTGAAATACGCCCTCTTTCTCATGCTTCTGGAATTTATCGTAGTCCACTCCGCCGGGTTCATGGGGTTCGTTGTTCTTTCCAGGACAACAAAGGTCCAGAAGATCATCCGTTTTCTGGGACTTGTTCTTTTTTACTCTCTCTTTGCCGGTGCCTTTTCCCTTGCGTATGGAGATTGGTGGCCCCTGATCGCCTTCTGGTGCCTCTCCTTTAACCGAATCATGGTGGTCTTTACGGGTCCTTTAAGCGAGGAAGCAAAATCAAGAATGCAGATGGACTGGGTTCTGGGTGTCTTTCTTTACGTGGTTTTGGCCATTGTGACAACGTTACTTCCCATTCCCGCGCTGGGTGTTTCCGAGAGGGTTGTCGCAGCCCAGGGCTTTGAAATGTCAGGGGAATGGGTGGAGCATCCTCAGAGGGTTCTGGCTTTTGGATTTCTCTATTTTGGTCTCTTTGGGGCCGTGGAGCTCTTGCTTTCCCGACGCGCCGCGAAACCCGCGTCAGAGTAAGTAAATACAAGGATAATCCTGGTGTTTTCATCGATGTATTTGTGGTATATTTTGTTATGGCGAATTCATCCACTCCACAACTCATAAAAACCGATCTCACCGTTCCCGTCATTCTGGCCGGAATGAAATTTACGCTGCACCTGGCCGTCCTTCTTTGGGCCGGGTACGGACTCTTTCGGGACGAGCTCTATTATATTGTATCCACAGGACACCTGGACTTCGGGTATGTCGATCATCCCCCCCTTTCGATCCTTCTTCTGGCGGGGGTGGTGAAGCTTTTTGGAAACTCAATGATCGCAGTGCGCCTGCCCGCCGTTATTCTGGGAGCGATGACTGTGTTTTTTGTCTCCCTGACGGCCCGGGATATGGGCGGCCGCCGCTTTGCTCAGCTTGTGGCGGGGCTCTGCGCCTTCGTTTCCCTCTTTTATATTGCCGTCAGTTCGGTTTACTCGATGAATGCGATCGATCTCTTCCTCTGTTCCCTGATTGCATGGTGGACCGTCCGGTTGGTCCAGGATCCTACCCCTACCCGCTGGATGACCCTCGGGTTCCTGTTTGGTCTCGGTCTC
The sequence above is a segment of the Thermoanaerobaculia bacterium genome. Coding sequences within it:
- a CDS encoding SEC-C metal-binding domain-containing protein, with product MKFFKSIFTSETPPAVLPGRNEPCWCGSGKKYKQCHYEQDQRREAIERARRCRGFT
- a CDS encoding GNAT family N-acetyltransferase — encoded protein: MSDLTIRPMQRSEFDILVEWAAKEGWNPGLHDAEIFWDVDPDGFVTAEFNGEMVGGGSIISYGGTFGFMGFFIMRPDFRGKGYGNLLWNWRRNHLLSRLKEPKIIGMDGVFTMQSYYAKGGFTFHYRGLRFEGSGYAHSCSADIIDLTDVSFPVVEQYDQNHFPAKRKEFLERWIRPEGGHAVGILDGDFLFGYAVLRPCRLGYKIGPLFADNPVIAEKLFQTLSSRVPGEPIFLDVPEINPEALVLARNHGMKEVFGCARMYYGFRPELPMHEIFGITTFELG
- the typA gene encoding translational GTPase TypA — encoded protein: MKQIRNIAIIAHVDHGKTTLVDAMLRQTGVFKAHQLLTDRVMDSNDLEREKGITIFSKNASVIYEGYKINIVDTPGHADFGGEVQRIMKMVDSVLLLVDAFEGPMPQTKYVLKKSLELGLKPIVVINKIDRPNCRPYDVLNMVFDLFVELNASEEQLDFPTIYTSAKAGTATLDLDVATHDLKPLFDAIIKYGEEPSGDPLKPFQMLVSAIEYDSYLGRLGTGKIHHGTVQQGMTMVRIARNGRQNQFKVTQIFSFEGLKRNELREARAGDIVSIAGQGDIDVGETITDPEFPEALPGITIDEPTIAMTFSANNSPFMGQEGKWVTSNYLWERLERERQSNVSLVITRGVTSDSFIVKGRGELQLAILIENMRREGYEFQVSKPKVIFKEISGKKMEPIERAIVDVADEYIGPVIEKMGIRKGKLIKMDQGIAGYTRLEFSVPSRGLLGYRSEFLTDTRGTGILNQYFEGYDDYKGDLPTRSRGVLIQMEQGVSVAYGLDNLQDRGVFFIGPGVQVYEGMIVGENNKDQDLPLNVCRTKKLTNMRASGSDDAVKLTPPRQFSIEQALEYIADDELIEITPKNIRLRKMILNANDRKRAMKAS